Proteins from a genomic interval of Scylla paramamosain isolate STU-SP2022 chromosome 26, ASM3559412v1, whole genome shotgun sequence:
- the LOC135113595 gene encoding brahma-associated protein of 60 kDa-like isoform X3, translating into MAARPPYPGTPPPPGAPPVAPQRYGAPQGAQGTPMRYPQQSYPQMNVQRAQYPPVGIGGPGGSPAAGMQRPAGGPGQPYTGGMVRPPLSQTPGSKRPASSGSSKSVSRSGGGAGGGPPPGQMPSDYGHVSSKKKKKLAEKILPQKVRDLVPESQAYMDLLAFERKLDATIMRKRLDIQEALKRPMKVKKKLRIFISNTFYPARAEGGEGDDASVASWELRVEGRLLEDHKNDPSKLKRKFSSFFKSLVIELDKELYGPDNHLVEWHRTATTQETDGFQVKRPGDKNVRCTILLLLDYQPHQFKLDPRLARLLGVHTQTRPVIITALWQYIKTHKLQDSHEREYINCDKYLEQIFGVPRMKFAEIPGRLNQLLFPPDPIIINHTISVEGVDQKKTSCYDIDVEVDDNLKTQMNNFLLSTNSQQDIQTLDTKIHETVETINSLKTNREFYLSFAKDPQQFIQKWLISQNRDLKTMTDVVGNPEEERRAQYYYQPWMHEAVNRYFYSKIQQKRAELEQALGIRNN; encoded by the exons ATGGCGGCGCGTCCCCCTTACCCCGGCACTCCGCCACCTCCAGGGGCGCCGCCTGTGGCCCCCCAGAGGTATGGAGCACCTCAGGGGGCACAGGGAACACCCATGAGGTACCCCCAGCAGAGTTACCCA CAGATGAATGTGCAGCGTGCCCAGTACCCTCCAGTGGGCATTGGAGGGCCTGGAGGGAGTCCTGCGGCAGGCATGCAGCGCCCTGCTGGTGGTCCGGGCCAGCCCTACACTGGAGGCATGGTGCGGCCACCCCTCTCTCAGACACCCGGCTCCAAGCGACCTGCCTCCTCTGGTTCATCAAAGAG TGTGTCCCGCAGTGGTGGAGGGGCAGGTGGTGGGCCTCCTCCAGGCCAGATGCCTTCAGACTATGGCCATGTTAgttcaaagaagaagaagaagctggcAGAGAAGATCCTCCCACAGAAG GTGAGGGATCTGGTGCCTGAGAGTCAGGCATACATGGACCTGCTGGCCTTTGAACGCAAGCTGGACGCAACCATCATGAGGAAGAGGCTCGACATTCAG GAAGCACTCAAGCGCCCcatgaaggtgaagaagaagctGCGTATTTTCATTTCCAACACGTTCTACCCAGCCCGTGCCGAGGGCGGCGAAGGGGATGATGCCTCAGTGGCCTCGTGGGAGCTGAGGGTGGAGGGGCGGCTGCTGGAGGACCATAAG AATGACCCTAGCAAGTTGAAGCGCaaattctcctcattcttcaaGTCACTCGTCATAGAGTTAGATAAAGAGCTTTACGGGCCTGACAATCACCTGGTGGAGTGGCACCGCACTGCCACCACTCAAGAGACAGATGGATTCCAg GTAAAGAGACCAGGAGACAAGAATGTGAGGTGCACCATCCTTCTGCTCCTCGACTACCAGCCTCATCAGTTTAAGCTGGACCCTCGGTTGGCACGCCTGCTTGGGGTGCATACACAGACCAGACCTGTCATCATCACTGCTCTGTGGCAGTACATCAAGACACACAAGTTGCAGGACAGTCATGAGAGGGAGTACATCAACTGTGACAAATATctggagcag ATCTTTGGTGTCCCGAGGATGAAGTTCGCTGAAATCCCAGGGCGCCTCAACCAGCTGCTGTTCCCTCCTGatcccatcatcatcaaccacaCCATCTCAGTGGAGGGTGTGGACCAGAAGAAGACCTCCTGCTACGATATAGATGTGGAGGTGGATGACAATCTGAAG ACACAAATGAACAACTTCCTGCTCAGTACCAACTCCCAGCAAGATATTCAGACACTAGATACAAAGATCCATGAGACTGTGGAGACTATCAACTCTCTGAAGACCAATCGGGAATTCTACCTCTCCTTTGCCAAAGACCCACAGCAGTTCATTCAGAAGTGGCTCATCTCACAG AACCGGGACCTGAAAACCATGACTGATGTCGTGGGCAACCCAGAGGAGGAGCGGCGAGCACAGTACTACTACCAGCCCTGGATGCACGAGGCTGTTAATCGCTACTTCTACTCCAAGATACAACAGAAGCGGGCAGAGTTGGAGCAAGCCCTTGGCATTAGGAACAATTGA
- the LOC135113595 gene encoding brahma-associated protein of 60 kDa-like isoform X4, protein MAARPPYPGTPPPPGAPPVAPQRYGAPQGAQGTPMRYPQQSYPMNVQRAQYPPVGIGGPGGSPAAGMQRPAGGPGQPYTGGMVRPPLSQTPGSKRPASSGSSKSVSRSGGGAGGGPPPGQMPSDYGHVSSKKKKKLAEKILPQKVRDLVPESQAYMDLLAFERKLDATIMRKRLDIQEALKRPMKVKKKLRIFISNTFYPARAEGGEGDDASVASWELRVEGRLLEDHKNDPSKLKRKFSSFFKSLVIELDKELYGPDNHLVEWHRTATTQETDGFQVKRPGDKNVRCTILLLLDYQPHQFKLDPRLARLLGVHTQTRPVIITALWQYIKTHKLQDSHEREYINCDKYLEQIFGVPRMKFAEIPGRLNQLLFPPDPIIINHTISVEGVDQKKTSCYDIDVEVDDNLKTQMNNFLLSTNSQQDIQTLDTKIHETVETINSLKTNREFYLSFAKDPQQFIQKWLISQNRDLKTMTDVVGNPEEERRAQYYYQPWMHEAVNRYFYSKIQQKRAELEQALGIRNN, encoded by the exons ATGGCGGCGCGTCCCCCTTACCCCGGCACTCCGCCACCTCCAGGGGCGCCGCCTGTGGCCCCCCAGAGGTATGGAGCACCTCAGGGGGCACAGGGAACACCCATGAGGTACCCCCAGCAGAGTTACCCA ATGAATGTGCAGCGTGCCCAGTACCCTCCAGTGGGCATTGGAGGGCCTGGAGGGAGTCCTGCGGCAGGCATGCAGCGCCCTGCTGGTGGTCCGGGCCAGCCCTACACTGGAGGCATGGTGCGGCCACCCCTCTCTCAGACACCCGGCTCCAAGCGACCTGCCTCCTCTGGTTCATCAAAGAG TGTGTCCCGCAGTGGTGGAGGGGCAGGTGGTGGGCCTCCTCCAGGCCAGATGCCTTCAGACTATGGCCATGTTAgttcaaagaagaagaagaagctggcAGAGAAGATCCTCCCACAGAAG GTGAGGGATCTGGTGCCTGAGAGTCAGGCATACATGGACCTGCTGGCCTTTGAACGCAAGCTGGACGCAACCATCATGAGGAAGAGGCTCGACATTCAG GAAGCACTCAAGCGCCCcatgaaggtgaagaagaagctGCGTATTTTCATTTCCAACACGTTCTACCCAGCCCGTGCCGAGGGCGGCGAAGGGGATGATGCCTCAGTGGCCTCGTGGGAGCTGAGGGTGGAGGGGCGGCTGCTGGAGGACCATAAG AATGACCCTAGCAAGTTGAAGCGCaaattctcctcattcttcaaGTCACTCGTCATAGAGTTAGATAAAGAGCTTTACGGGCCTGACAATCACCTGGTGGAGTGGCACCGCACTGCCACCACTCAAGAGACAGATGGATTCCAg GTAAAGAGACCAGGAGACAAGAATGTGAGGTGCACCATCCTTCTGCTCCTCGACTACCAGCCTCATCAGTTTAAGCTGGACCCTCGGTTGGCACGCCTGCTTGGGGTGCATACACAGACCAGACCTGTCATCATCACTGCTCTGTGGCAGTACATCAAGACACACAAGTTGCAGGACAGTCATGAGAGGGAGTACATCAACTGTGACAAATATctggagcag ATCTTTGGTGTCCCGAGGATGAAGTTCGCTGAAATCCCAGGGCGCCTCAACCAGCTGCTGTTCCCTCCTGatcccatcatcatcaaccacaCCATCTCAGTGGAGGGTGTGGACCAGAAGAAGACCTCCTGCTACGATATAGATGTGGAGGTGGATGACAATCTGAAG ACACAAATGAACAACTTCCTGCTCAGTACCAACTCCCAGCAAGATATTCAGACACTAGATACAAAGATCCATGAGACTGTGGAGACTATCAACTCTCTGAAGACCAATCGGGAATTCTACCTCTCCTTTGCCAAAGACCCACAGCAGTTCATTCAGAAGTGGCTCATCTCACAG AACCGGGACCTGAAAACCATGACTGATGTCGTGGGCAACCCAGAGGAGGAGCGGCGAGCACAGTACTACTACCAGCCCTGGATGCACGAGGCTGTTAATCGCTACTTCTACTCCAAGATACAACAGAAGCGGGCAGAGTTGGAGCAAGCCCTTGGCATTAGGAACAATTGA
- the LOC135113595 gene encoding brahma-associated protein of 60 kDa-like isoform X2, with protein sequence MAARPPYPGTPPPPGAPPVAPQRYGAPQGAQGTPMRYPQQSYPMNVQRAQYPPVGIGGPGGSPAAGMQRPAGGPGQPYTGGMVRPPLSQTPGSKRPASSGSSKSVSRSGGGAGGGPPPGQMPSDYGHVSSKKKKKLAEKILPQKVRDLVPESQAYMDLLAFERKLDATIMRKRLDIQEALKRPMKVKKKLRIFISNTFYPARAEGGEGDDASVASWELRVEGRLLEDHKPRPSQNDPSKLKRKFSSFFKSLVIELDKELYGPDNHLVEWHRTATTQETDGFQVKRPGDKNVRCTILLLLDYQPHQFKLDPRLARLLGVHTQTRPVIITALWQYIKTHKLQDSHEREYINCDKYLEQIFGVPRMKFAEIPGRLNQLLFPPDPIIINHTISVEGVDQKKTSCYDIDVEVDDNLKTQMNNFLLSTNSQQDIQTLDTKIHETVETINSLKTNREFYLSFAKDPQQFIQKWLISQNRDLKTMTDVVGNPEEERRAQYYYQPWMHEAVNRYFYSKIQQKRAELEQALGIRNN encoded by the exons ATGGCGGCGCGTCCCCCTTACCCCGGCACTCCGCCACCTCCAGGGGCGCCGCCTGTGGCCCCCCAGAGGTATGGAGCACCTCAGGGGGCACAGGGAACACCCATGAGGTACCCCCAGCAGAGTTACCCA ATGAATGTGCAGCGTGCCCAGTACCCTCCAGTGGGCATTGGAGGGCCTGGAGGGAGTCCTGCGGCAGGCATGCAGCGCCCTGCTGGTGGTCCGGGCCAGCCCTACACTGGAGGCATGGTGCGGCCACCCCTCTCTCAGACACCCGGCTCCAAGCGACCTGCCTCCTCTGGTTCATCAAAGAG TGTGTCCCGCAGTGGTGGAGGGGCAGGTGGTGGGCCTCCTCCAGGCCAGATGCCTTCAGACTATGGCCATGTTAgttcaaagaagaagaagaagctggcAGAGAAGATCCTCCCACAGAAG GTGAGGGATCTGGTGCCTGAGAGTCAGGCATACATGGACCTGCTGGCCTTTGAACGCAAGCTGGACGCAACCATCATGAGGAAGAGGCTCGACATTCAG GAAGCACTCAAGCGCCCcatgaaggtgaagaagaagctGCGTATTTTCATTTCCAACACGTTCTACCCAGCCCGTGCCGAGGGCGGCGAAGGGGATGATGCCTCAGTGGCCTCGTGGGAGCTGAGGGTGGAGGGGCGGCTGCTGGAGGACCATAAG CCCCGGCCTTCCCAGAATGACCCTAGCAAGTTGAAGCGCaaattctcctcattcttcaaGTCACTCGTCATAGAGTTAGATAAAGAGCTTTACGGGCCTGACAATCACCTGGTGGAGTGGCACCGCACTGCCACCACTCAAGAGACAGATGGATTCCAg GTAAAGAGACCAGGAGACAAGAATGTGAGGTGCACCATCCTTCTGCTCCTCGACTACCAGCCTCATCAGTTTAAGCTGGACCCTCGGTTGGCACGCCTGCTTGGGGTGCATACACAGACCAGACCTGTCATCATCACTGCTCTGTGGCAGTACATCAAGACACACAAGTTGCAGGACAGTCATGAGAGGGAGTACATCAACTGTGACAAATATctggagcag ATCTTTGGTGTCCCGAGGATGAAGTTCGCTGAAATCCCAGGGCGCCTCAACCAGCTGCTGTTCCCTCCTGatcccatcatcatcaaccacaCCATCTCAGTGGAGGGTGTGGACCAGAAGAAGACCTCCTGCTACGATATAGATGTGGAGGTGGATGACAATCTGAAG ACACAAATGAACAACTTCCTGCTCAGTACCAACTCCCAGCAAGATATTCAGACACTAGATACAAAGATCCATGAGACTGTGGAGACTATCAACTCTCTGAAGACCAATCGGGAATTCTACCTCTCCTTTGCCAAAGACCCACAGCAGTTCATTCAGAAGTGGCTCATCTCACAG AACCGGGACCTGAAAACCATGACTGATGTCGTGGGCAACCCAGAGGAGGAGCGGCGAGCACAGTACTACTACCAGCCCTGGATGCACGAGGCTGTTAATCGCTACTTCTACTCCAAGATACAACAGAAGCGGGCAGAGTTGGAGCAAGCCCTTGGCATTAGGAACAATTGA
- the LOC135113595 gene encoding brahma-associated protein of 60 kDa-like isoform X1 yields the protein MAARPPYPGTPPPPGAPPVAPQRYGAPQGAQGTPMRYPQQSYPQMNVQRAQYPPVGIGGPGGSPAAGMQRPAGGPGQPYTGGMVRPPLSQTPGSKRPASSGSSKSVSRSGGGAGGGPPPGQMPSDYGHVSSKKKKKLAEKILPQKVRDLVPESQAYMDLLAFERKLDATIMRKRLDIQEALKRPMKVKKKLRIFISNTFYPARAEGGEGDDASVASWELRVEGRLLEDHKPRPSQNDPSKLKRKFSSFFKSLVIELDKELYGPDNHLVEWHRTATTQETDGFQVKRPGDKNVRCTILLLLDYQPHQFKLDPRLARLLGVHTQTRPVIITALWQYIKTHKLQDSHEREYINCDKYLEQIFGVPRMKFAEIPGRLNQLLFPPDPIIINHTISVEGVDQKKTSCYDIDVEVDDNLKTQMNNFLLSTNSQQDIQTLDTKIHETVETINSLKTNREFYLSFAKDPQQFIQKWLISQNRDLKTMTDVVGNPEEERRAQYYYQPWMHEAVNRYFYSKIQQKRAELEQALGIRNN from the exons ATGGCGGCGCGTCCCCCTTACCCCGGCACTCCGCCACCTCCAGGGGCGCCGCCTGTGGCCCCCCAGAGGTATGGAGCACCTCAGGGGGCACAGGGAACACCCATGAGGTACCCCCAGCAGAGTTACCCA CAGATGAATGTGCAGCGTGCCCAGTACCCTCCAGTGGGCATTGGAGGGCCTGGAGGGAGTCCTGCGGCAGGCATGCAGCGCCCTGCTGGTGGTCCGGGCCAGCCCTACACTGGAGGCATGGTGCGGCCACCCCTCTCTCAGACACCCGGCTCCAAGCGACCTGCCTCCTCTGGTTCATCAAAGAG TGTGTCCCGCAGTGGTGGAGGGGCAGGTGGTGGGCCTCCTCCAGGCCAGATGCCTTCAGACTATGGCCATGTTAgttcaaagaagaagaagaagctggcAGAGAAGATCCTCCCACAGAAG GTGAGGGATCTGGTGCCTGAGAGTCAGGCATACATGGACCTGCTGGCCTTTGAACGCAAGCTGGACGCAACCATCATGAGGAAGAGGCTCGACATTCAG GAAGCACTCAAGCGCCCcatgaaggtgaagaagaagctGCGTATTTTCATTTCCAACACGTTCTACCCAGCCCGTGCCGAGGGCGGCGAAGGGGATGATGCCTCAGTGGCCTCGTGGGAGCTGAGGGTGGAGGGGCGGCTGCTGGAGGACCATAAG CCCCGGCCTTCCCAGAATGACCCTAGCAAGTTGAAGCGCaaattctcctcattcttcaaGTCACTCGTCATAGAGTTAGATAAAGAGCTTTACGGGCCTGACAATCACCTGGTGGAGTGGCACCGCACTGCCACCACTCAAGAGACAGATGGATTCCAg GTAAAGAGACCAGGAGACAAGAATGTGAGGTGCACCATCCTTCTGCTCCTCGACTACCAGCCTCATCAGTTTAAGCTGGACCCTCGGTTGGCACGCCTGCTTGGGGTGCATACACAGACCAGACCTGTCATCATCACTGCTCTGTGGCAGTACATCAAGACACACAAGTTGCAGGACAGTCATGAGAGGGAGTACATCAACTGTGACAAATATctggagcag ATCTTTGGTGTCCCGAGGATGAAGTTCGCTGAAATCCCAGGGCGCCTCAACCAGCTGCTGTTCCCTCCTGatcccatcatcatcaaccacaCCATCTCAGTGGAGGGTGTGGACCAGAAGAAGACCTCCTGCTACGATATAGATGTGGAGGTGGATGACAATCTGAAG ACACAAATGAACAACTTCCTGCTCAGTACCAACTCCCAGCAAGATATTCAGACACTAGATACAAAGATCCATGAGACTGTGGAGACTATCAACTCTCTGAAGACCAATCGGGAATTCTACCTCTCCTTTGCCAAAGACCCACAGCAGTTCATTCAGAAGTGGCTCATCTCACAG AACCGGGACCTGAAAACCATGACTGATGTCGTGGGCAACCCAGAGGAGGAGCGGCGAGCACAGTACTACTACCAGCCCTGGATGCACGAGGCTGTTAATCGCTACTTCTACTCCAAGATACAACAGAAGCGGGCAGAGTTGGAGCAAGCCCTTGGCATTAGGAACAATTGA